In a single window of the Agrobacterium fabrum str. C58 genome:
- a CDS encoding NIPSNAP family protein, translating to MLTCFIRYEIDPFKVDAFERYARNWGEAIPRCGADLIGYYAPKEGSSTIAYGVYNIENLAAYEAYRARLAADPAGRENYEFARREQFIRREDRLFLRLASAPQTGGGQ from the coding sequence ATGTTGACCTGTTTCATCCGCTACGAGATCGACCCTTTCAAGGTCGATGCCTTTGAGCGATATGCCCGTAACTGGGGCGAGGCGATCCCGCGCTGCGGTGCTGATCTCATCGGTTATTACGCGCCCAAGGAGGGGTCGAGCACGATTGCCTATGGCGTCTACAACATCGAAAATCTCGCCGCTTACGAAGCCTACAGGGCACGGCTCGCCGCCGACCCGGCGGGGCGGGAAAACTATGAATTCGCCCGCCGGGAACAGTTCATCCGCCGCGAGGACCGTCTGTTCCTCCGCCTCGCCTCCGCCCCGCAGACGGGAGGCGGGCAATGA
- a CDS encoding antibiotic biosynthesis monooxygenase family protein has product MIAVIFEVWPAEGEKQHYLDIAAGLRAELETIDGFLSIERFQSISNPEKMLSLSFFRDEQAVRAWRNTLPHRTAQALGRSGVFSDYRLRIAHVIRDYGLLEREEAPADSRDAHPVEGSSLG; this is encoded by the coding sequence ATGATCGCCGTCATCTTCGAGGTCTGGCCGGCTGAGGGTGAAAAACAGCATTATCTCGATATAGCTGCCGGCCTGCGTGCCGAACTCGAAACAATCGATGGTTTCCTGTCCATCGAAAGGTTTCAGAGTATCAGCAATCCGGAAAAGATGCTCTCCCTGTCCTTCTTCCGGGATGAACAGGCGGTGAGGGCGTGGCGCAACACCCTGCCACATCGCACGGCGCAAGCTCTGGGCCGATCCGGCGTCTTTTCCGACTATCGGTTGCGTATTGCACATGTCATTCGCGATTATGGCTTGTTGGAACGGGAAGAAGCGCCAGCCGACAGCCGGGACGCCCATCCGGTAGAGGGGAGCAGCTTGGGCTGA
- a CDS encoding SDR family oxidoreductase has product MSAEKVAIVTAGGSGMGAAVAKRLAADGYRLAILSSSGKGEALAKELGGIGVTGSNQSNDDLQRLTDQTLEKFGRIDVLVNSAGHGPRASILDITDEQWHTGLDVYLMNVIRPTRIVAPIMVKQKAGAIVNISTAWAFEPSSMFPTSAVFRAGLASYSKIFADTYAADNVRMNNVLPGWIDSLPATEERRDSVPMQRYGKSEEIAATVAFLASEGAGYITGQNIRVDGGLTRSV; this is encoded by the coding sequence ATGTCGGCAGAAAAAGTGGCTATTGTAACGGCAGGTGGCAGCGGCATGGGGGCGGCCGTGGCGAAACGCCTGGCGGCGGACGGTTACAGGCTCGCGATCCTGTCCTCCTCCGGCAAGGGCGAGGCGCTGGCGAAGGAACTGGGCGGTATCGGTGTCACCGGCTCCAACCAGTCCAATGACGACCTCCAGCGACTGACGGATCAGACGCTCGAGAAATTCGGTCGCATCGACGTGCTGGTCAATAGCGCCGGGCATGGCCCACGTGCCTCCATTCTCGATATTACCGACGAGCAATGGCACACCGGTCTCGATGTCTACCTGATGAACGTCATCCGCCCAACGCGGATCGTCGCGCCCATCATGGTGAAGCAGAAGGCCGGTGCGATCGTCAACATCTCGACGGCCTGGGCTTTCGAACCGAGCAGCATGTTCCCGACATCGGCAGTGTTCCGGGCCGGCCTTGCCTCCTACAGCAAGATTTTCGCCGATACCTATGCGGCCGACAATGTGCGCATGAACAATGTCCTGCCCGGCTGGATCGACAGCCTGCCGGCTACGGAAGAACGCCGCGACAGCGTGCCGATGCAGCGCTACGGCAAGAGCGAGGAAATCGCTGCCACCGTGGCGTTTCTCGCGTCCGAAGGGGCAGGGTATATTACCGGGCAGAATATCCGGGTTGATGGTGGGCTGACGCGGTCTGTTTGA
- a CDS encoding Rne/Rng family ribonuclease: MADKMLIDASHEEETRVVVVRGNRIEEFDFESEHKKQIRGNIYLAKVTRVEPSLQAAFVDYGGNRHGFLAFAEIHPDYYQIPLADRQALLKAEAEDHRRSDDFESADAPESGAPMIDLSQVDQPDVGIVAASETTDVAVTEEVAPVSEAVSEETAVEVVAEEAPAEEEKPKKRVRRPRAKKKTAEEIAAEAAEASSEDDGSTGGDMAAMVDTDTISEEVEGLRRGNDDDDDDDDDDHHEKEVIESVGAEDAMEEVPDRVARKPRKQYRIQEVIKRRQILLVQVAKEERGNKGAALTTYLSLAGRYSVLMPNTARGGGISRKITQPTDRKRLKEIARDLEVPQGMGVILRTAGANRTRVEIKRDFEYLMRLWENVRTLTLNSTAPCLVYEEGSLIKRSIRDLYNKDISEIIVSGEEGYREAKDFMKMLMPSHAKVVQPYRDIHPIFSRSGIEAQLDRMLQPQVTLKSGGYLIINQTEALVAIDVNSGRSTREHSIEETALTTNLEAAEEVARQLRLRDLAGLVVIDFIDMEEKRNNRSVEKKLKDCLKNDRARIQVGRISHFGLLEMSRQRIRASVLESTTQVCQHCGGTGHVRSESSIALHVLRGVEEYLLRNTTHNITVRCTPETALYLLNHKRGSIVDYEGRFGVAIIIAADSSVGAQHFAIDRGEAVENPVKIESLIQMLPSFVEEEDDIVIEVEEDEEEEEIVKAESAQPRQQPQGDNGEDGKRKRKRRRRRRGKGGQNEQNGALDGQSGNDAEDDDAEGDDDGVETDEAGADSDENGANEAANADEDGKRKRRRRGKRGGRRNRDDALDAAGADGETEGEGAEGEEVSTAAPVTEEPATAAEVVEGVVADVVAEEAPKKPRRTRKAKTKTETETEEAPKAETVETVEPVIIEPVVVEATVVDVAIEEVGEASAGLAPGADVPGTEEKTRANRGSNVSSSEPVVTSSGSPASNPDGDEPKPRKGGWWQRKGFF; encoded by the coding sequence ATGGCAGACAAAATGCTTATCGACGCCTCCCACGAAGAGGAGACACGCGTAGTCGTTGTCCGTGGGAACCGGATCGAAGAATTCGATTTTGAATCGGAGCACAAGAAACAGATCCGCGGCAATATCTACCTTGCCAAGGTGACGCGCGTTGAGCCTTCCCTTCAGGCGGCCTTCGTCGATTACGGTGGAAATCGCCACGGCTTTCTCGCCTTTGCGGAAATTCATCCGGATTATTACCAGATTCCGCTCGCGGACCGTCAGGCCCTCTTGAAGGCGGAAGCCGAGGATCACCGCCGCAGCGACGATTTCGAATCGGCCGATGCGCCCGAGTCCGGCGCGCCGATGATCGACCTGTCGCAGGTGGATCAGCCGGATGTCGGCATCGTTGCCGCAAGCGAAACCACCGACGTCGCCGTCACGGAAGAAGTCGCACCCGTTTCGGAAGCAGTTTCTGAAGAAACGGCCGTTGAGGTCGTCGCCGAAGAAGCGCCGGCTGAGGAAGAAAAGCCGAAGAAGCGCGTTCGCCGCCCCCGCGCCAAGAAGAAGACAGCTGAAGAAATCGCAGCCGAGGCGGCAGAAGCGTCTTCTGAAGACGACGGCAGCACCGGCGGCGACATGGCCGCAATGGTCGATACCGACACGATTTCCGAGGAAGTCGAAGGCCTTCGTCGCGGCAATGACGATGATGACGACGACGATGATGACGATCATCACGAAAAGGAAGTGATTGAGTCCGTCGGTGCCGAAGACGCCATGGAAGAAGTTCCGGATCGCGTCGCGCGCAAGCCGCGCAAGCAGTACCGTATCCAGGAAGTCATCAAGCGCCGCCAGATCCTTCTGGTCCAGGTTGCCAAGGAAGAACGCGGCAACAAGGGTGCTGCACTCACCACCTATCTGTCGCTTGCAGGCCGTTATTCCGTGCTGATGCCGAATACTGCGCGTGGCGGCGGCATTTCCCGCAAGATCACCCAGCCGACCGACCGCAAGCGCCTGAAGGAAATCGCGCGCGATCTGGAGGTTCCGCAGGGCATGGGCGTCATTCTGCGCACCGCAGGCGCCAATCGTACCCGCGTCGAGATCAAGCGCGACTTTGAATATCTGATGCGCCTGTGGGAAAACGTCCGCACGCTGACGCTGAATTCCACGGCCCCCTGCCTTGTTTACGAGGAAGGCTCGCTGATCAAGCGCTCGATCCGCGATCTTTATAACAAGGATATCAGCGAGATCATCGTTTCAGGCGAAGAAGGCTATCGTGAAGCGAAAGACTTCATGAAGATGCTGATGCCGAGCCACGCCAAGGTGGTTCAGCCCTACCGCGACATTCATCCGATTTTCTCGCGCTCGGGCATCGAAGCCCAGCTCGACCGGATGCTGCAGCCGCAGGTGACGCTGAAATCCGGCGGTTATCTCATCATCAACCAGACGGAAGCTCTGGTTGCCATCGACGTGAACTCCGGTCGGTCGACCCGCGAGCATTCCATCGAAGAAACCGCGCTCACGACCAACCTTGAGGCGGCGGAAGAAGTGGCTCGCCAGCTGCGTCTTCGCGACCTTGCTGGTCTCGTTGTCATCGACTTCATCGACATGGAAGAAAAGCGCAACAACCGCTCCGTCGAGAAGAAGCTCAAGGATTGCCTGAAAAACGACCGGGCGCGCATTCAGGTCGGCCGCATCTCGCATTTCGGCCTTCTGGAAATGTCGCGTCAGCGCATCCGCGCTTCGGTGCTGGAATCGACCACGCAGGTTTGCCAGCATTGCGGCGGCACGGGCCATGTGCGTTCGGAATCCTCCATCGCGCTGCATGTGCTGCGCGGCGTCGAGGAATATCTGCTGCGCAACACCACCCACAACATCACCGTGCGCTGCACGCCGGAAACGGCGCTCTACCTGCTCAACCACAAGCGCGGCTCGATCGTCGATTACGAAGGCCGCTTCGGCGTCGCCATCATCATCGCCGCCGATTCCAGTGTCGGGGCGCAGCATTTCGCCATCGATCGCGGCGAAGCCGTCGAAAATCCGGTGAAGATCGAAAGCCTCATCCAGATGCTTCCGAGCTTCGTTGAAGAAGAAGACGATATCGTCATCGAGGTGGAAGAGGACGAAGAAGAGGAAGAAATCGTCAAGGCCGAAAGCGCCCAGCCACGCCAGCAGCCGCAGGGTGACAATGGCGAGGACGGCAAGCGCAAGCGCAAGCGTCGCCGCCGCCGTCGGGGCAAGGGTGGTCAGAACGAGCAGAACGGTGCGCTCGATGGCCAGTCCGGCAATGACGCGGAAGACGACGATGCCGAAGGCGACGACGATGGCGTCGAAACCGATGAGGCCGGTGCAGATTCCGACGAAAACGGTGCGAATGAAGCTGCAAATGCCGACGAAGACGGCAAGCGCAAGCGCCGTCGTCGCGGCAAGCGTGGCGGTCGCCGTAACCGTGACGATGCTCTAGATGCTGCAGGCGCCGACGGCGAGACGGAAGGTGAAGGCGCGGAAGGTGAAGAGGTTTCCACTGCAGCGCCGGTAACGGAAGAGCCCGCCACCGCCGCCGAAGTGGTGGAGGGTGTGGTTGCCGACGTCGTGGCAGAAGAAGCCCCGAAGAAGCCCCGCCGCACCCGCAAGGCGAAAACCAAGACCGAAACCGAAACCGAAGAGGCGCCAAAGGCCGAAACCGTCGAAACGGTCGAGCCGGTAATCATTGAGCCGGTCGTCGTTGAAGCGACTGTCGTCGATGTCGCCATCGAAGAGGTCGGTGAAGCCTCAGCCGGTCTGGCACCGGGAGCGGACGTTCCTGGGACCGAAGAAAAGACCCGCGCGAACCGGGGCAGCAATGTTTCCAGTTCGGAACCGGTCGTCACCTCTTCCGGTTCGCCTGCGAGCAACCCTGATGGCGATGAGCCGAAGCCACGCAAGGGTGGCTGGTGGCAGCGCAAAGGCTTCTTCTGA
- a CDS encoding N-acetylmuramoyl-L-alanine amidase → MDFTRSATISGGAGRLGARIARLASALAFFVATLVSVVPTAHAAEPLVAHQARIIGDEARTRIVLDFAEEPEFDVHYLDSPARIVVDFPAVNFAFPTSDLKPTGLFSDIRFGTMGENSARIVLTAKKPVQVTVAETKKGDDGQSFRFVLDAEITTKGKFAELVKDQQWRAPAPVTTAAITPDDKTSRPAEFVIAVDAGHGGIDAGATGGTTGTEEKVITLTFAKELVERLNREAGIKAFLTRDSDTFLALSERVTIARQNNANLFISLHADTLKQKGIRGATVYTLSDRASDRQAQELAERENKSDQIAGVAASTEPPEVADILLDFTRRETQAFSVTLAENIVSSFEGQVGLINNPHRYAGFMVLRAHDVPSVLLELGFLSNAEDEKLLLDIEWRKKVADTLATAVGRYRSKALANGG, encoded by the coding sequence ATGGATTTCACGCGCAGCGCAACGATATCAGGCGGGGCAGGGCGGCTTGGCGCGCGAATCGCGCGGCTTGCGTCGGCTTTGGCATTTTTCGTCGCCACCTTAGTCTCCGTCGTGCCGACAGCCCATGCGGCGGAGCCGCTTGTCGCCCACCAGGCGCGGATCATCGGTGATGAGGCGCGCACGCGCATCGTTCTCGATTTTGCCGAAGAGCCGGAATTCGACGTTCACTATCTCGATTCGCCCGCCCGCATCGTCGTCGACTTTCCCGCGGTGAATTTTGCGTTCCCCACGTCCGACCTCAAACCAACAGGCCTTTTTTCGGATATACGCTTCGGCACCATGGGGGAGAACAGTGCCCGCATCGTGCTGACGGCGAAAAAGCCTGTTCAAGTGACGGTTGCCGAAACCAAAAAGGGCGATGACGGCCAGTCTTTCCGTTTCGTACTCGATGCCGAGATCACCACCAAGGGCAAGTTTGCGGAACTGGTGAAGGATCAGCAATGGCGCGCGCCAGCCCCGGTGACAACGGCCGCGATCACGCCCGATGACAAGACATCGCGGCCAGCGGAATTCGTCATCGCGGTCGATGCCGGCCATGGCGGCATCGACGCAGGCGCCACTGGCGGCACGACGGGCACCGAGGAAAAGGTCATCACCTTGACCTTTGCGAAGGAGCTTGTGGAGCGGTTGAACCGCGAAGCGGGCATCAAGGCCTTTTTAACGCGTGATTCCGACACCTTCCTCGCCTTGTCGGAACGGGTGACAATCGCCCGCCAGAACAATGCCAATCTCTTTATATCCCTTCACGCCGACACGCTGAAGCAGAAGGGAATTCGCGGCGCCACCGTCTATACCCTGTCGGACCGGGCATCCGACCGGCAGGCGCAGGAGTTGGCAGAGCGCGAAAACAAGTCAGACCAGATTGCCGGCGTTGCCGCTTCCACGGAGCCGCCGGAGGTCGCCGATATTCTCCTCGATTTCACCCGCCGCGAGACCCAGGCCTTTTCGGTAACGCTGGCCGAAAACATCGTCTCTTCCTTCGAGGGGCAGGTTGGCCTTATCAACAATCCGCACCGTTATGCCGGTTTCATGGTTCTCCGCGCCCATGATGTGCCGTCGGTGCTTCTTGAGCTTGGGTTCCTTTCGAATGCGGAAGACGAAAAGCTGCTTCTCGATATCGAGTGGCGCAAAAAAGTAGCCGACACATTGGCAACGGCCGTCGGGCGATACCGTTCCAAGGCCCTGGCGAATGGCGGCTGA